A stretch of DNA from Pongo abelii isolate AG06213 chromosome 10, NHGRI_mPonAbe1-v2.0_pri, whole genome shotgun sequence:
TTTTACCTAGGTCTTCGGTATTAATTTCCTTAATATTACCTTATATTTGCATTCTATTTTGCATTTTACAAAGTGCATTTACATCCCTTAACTCATTTGAATAAAGCCCCTTAAAATGACTTGTTTTCTGGAAATGGCCTTTTGAGGCTTCTCTTCGAAACTGCTAAACTTGTGGTCCATTTTGCTCAATGTTGTTCTGtggaaagtttgttttgttttgtgttttgagacaagagtctcgcactgttgcccaggctggagtgcagtggcgcgatctcggctcactgcagcctccacctcaaatgattctcctgggTTCGAGGGAGAATCCTCAGGGGacggcctcagcctccggagtagctgggattacaggcgcctgccaccctgcctggctaatttttgtatttttagtagagacgggatttcaccatattggccgggctagtgaactcctgacctcaagtgatgcgccctcctcggcctcccaaagtgctgggactacaagcgtgagccgtCACGCCCGGCCAGGCAACATTCTTAACAACTTCTCCAACAAAGAAAGATCCAGTTGAAACTTCAATAGGCCAAATAGATCCTCTACCTTTGAATCCCATAAAATGATGCCATCATGCATTCGTAAGGGCAGTGAGTGGGAGAAAAACCAGTCTCGATGCAGCTTTTAATTCGGTAGTTGCTCAACAAACCCTTTCTGAGGATGTTCTCAGTTTACAGCCACGGTGGAGTTTGACCTTGTTTCCCTTCGTTTTAGGCAGGAAGAAGCTCCGACTGTTTGAATACCTTCATGAATCCCTGTATAATCCGGAGATGGCATCTTGTATTCAGTGGGTAGATAAAACCAAAGGCATCTTTCAGTTtgtgtcaaaaaacaaagaaaaacttgcCGAgctttgggggaaaagaaaaggcaacagGAAGACCATGACTTACCAGAAAATGGCCAGGGCACTCAGAAATTACGGAAGAAGTGGGGAAATTACCAAAATCCGGAGGAAGCTGACTTACCAGTTCAGTGAGGTCATTCTCCAAAGACTCTCTCCATCCTATTTCCTGGGGAAAGAGATCTTCTATTCACAATGTGTTCAACCTGATCAAGAATATCTCAGTTTAAATAACTGGAATGCaaattataattatacatatgcCAATTACCATGAGCTAAATCACCATGATTGCTAAATATACTTTCATATTTCATGGTTTACTGGCATTGGAAATCTCTACAAGTTTTAAtgacttctccctctctctctttttttcctcctctgaagAAATTTAGGATTTTTCTCTTAAAGCAAAtactaaagaggaaaaaaaattaactttattgtTGCTTTTATCAAAGAGTATGTAATCTATACTAACTTGTTGGGAAATTCTGCCAATGAACAACTTTTTTATGAAACTTTGTGAAGATTCAATGAACAACTTTATTGTTTCAAATGATCAAGCCCACTTGAAAGTATAGACTAAGGTCCTTGCTCTGCTCTTACTATTCTCtctctattaaaatttttattttattattttttaaagaggtctcagccaagataattttttatttttatggatttaggagtacaagtgcagttttgttgctttgatatattgcataatggtgaagTATATTGCATAGCATCCTCATCACCAGAATAGTggacattgtacccaataggtaggaTCTCATCCCTCATCCCCCTGGCATCCTCCCACCTTTTGGAGCCTCCAGTGTCCATTACTCCATTCTGTATGACCATTGCTAAGCTCCCTACTATacccactttattttattttaaaaattgttttcttttgctgcatACTTCAATGGATgcaaagtctttttcttttttctctttttcttttcttttcacagagtatgacttctttttttgtttgtttgtttgtttgtttttggctgcTAACTGCCAAGCACAACACTGACAgtgacttatatttttaaatttttttttttttttttttttgagacggagtctcgctctgtcacccaggctggagtgctgtggtgcagtctcggctcactgcaagctccgcctcccgggttcactccattctcctgcctcagcctcccgagtagctgggactacaggtgcctgccaccgcgcccagctaatttttttgtatttttagtagagatgaggtttcactgtgttaaccaggatggtctcaatctcctgatctcatgatctgcccgcctcgacctcccaaagtgctgggattacaggcgtgagccaccgtgcctggctatttttaattttttttaagaggcaaagCCTACCTCtgaagctctcttttttttttcttttcacacttCAATAAGCTGCTCTAAATTCTTGCTATTCTCTATGCAACCACCTTCTTCTAGATTAACAGTGCCAGTACAGATGATTTGATTTATATATTGatttcagcattttcttgtcaTGTACTCAGGTGAGAAAATTCACACTTTCATATGAtggatttacaaaaaaaatttgtaaatgacTGCATATGATAAAGCCTTTGTGCCAAAATGGGTTCATGGCTTTAAAAACATCactagaaatgtctgttcagcttccttacacatttttttatttccttctcttttgatCTTACCCATTTTTAGaacttaaagcttttttttttttctctttgagacagggtctcactctgtcacccatgctcaggtgcagtgacacaaacatggctgaagcccagctaattttttttttttttttgtagagactgttttgccatgttgcccaggctggtctctaactccttggctcaggcgatctgcccaccttcgccttcagaagtgctgggattacaggtgtgagccaccgagctgGCCCCAaaacttttttaatgtttaaattttaccACTATACTAAGGAGGAGTTACCcatttttttaattgccttttttcttccttcttattagggaggggtaaggaagaaGATTTGGTCAGCAGAAAGCAGGTCTtaattgcttttttgtttcttttgttgctattgagttgtttgagttccttatacgtattgaatattaaccccttgtcagatgtctggcttgcaaatattttctcccattccataggttgtctctttactctggtgattatttcctttgctgtgcagaagctttttagtttgtttgttttagctacACGTCATGAActaagaagctttttagtttgatgtaatacCGTTtgtctatatttaattttgttgtcCGTGCTTTCAGGATCAAATCCAAAATATCACTACCCACACCAATGTCTTATatgtttcccctatgttttctttctttctctctctctctctctctctctctttctttccttctttccactgTCATCTGACCCCATATGTTTTCTTCAAGTAGTTTTAGGGTTCTTGGTCTTATGTttaagcctttctttctttctttctttctttctttctttctttctttctttctttctttctttctttctttctttctttctttctttctttctttctttctttctttctttctttctttctttctttctttctttctttctttctttctttctttctttctttctttctttctttctttctttctttctttctttctttctttctttctttctttctttctttcttctctctctttctctctctctctccctccctccctccctccctctttctttctttctttctttctttctttctttctttctttcttttctttctttctttttcttgttgacaATTTTCctgagcaaactaatgcaggaatgtttaagtttttaatccattttgaattgacttTAGTATATGGTGTTGAaataagggtccaattttatttttctgtttgccGAAATTCAGTTTTCCatacaccatttattgaataaagctgtctttttcttcttggcATGTTGAAAATCAGTTCCATTTTCAACATGCCATCTCTAATCTGGGCTCTCTAATCTGTTGCATTAGttgatatatctttttcttttttgccaattccatgctgttttgat
This window harbors:
- the SPIC gene encoding transcription factor Spi-C; protein product: MTCVEQDKLGQAFEDAFEVLRQHSTGDLQYSPDYRNYLALINHRPHVKGNSSCYGVLPTEEPVYNWRTVINSAADFYFEGNIHQSLQNITENQLVQPTVLQQKGGKGRKKLRLFEYLHESLYNPEMASCIQWVDKTKGIFQFVSKNKEKLAELWGKRKGNRKTMTYQKMARALRNYGRSGEITKIRRKLTYQFSEVILQRLSPSYFLGKEIFYSQCVQPDQEYLSLNNWNANYNYTYANYHELNHHDC